TCCACGTCGAACTCGAGGTGATCGCCGACCATCCACGCGTCCTCGGGCGCCGCGCCGAGCTGCGCCAGCGCGTGGCGGTAGACGAGCGCGTCGGGCTTGCCGGCGCCGAACTCGCCCTCGATCACGATCGCGCCGAAGAAGGGCGCCAGGCCGTAGCGCTCGATCTTGTCCCGCTGCATCGCGGCGTCGCCGTTGGTCACGAGGCCCAGGGGGACGCTGCGGCGCCGAAAGCGCTCGAGGCTCTCGAGCGCGTCGGGGAACAGGCGCATCGCGGCCCGGCGGCGGGCGGCGAAGTCGCGGGCGATCGCCGGCGCCAGGCCGTCGGCCTCCAGCTGAAGGCGTGCGAGGGCGAACTCCACGATGTGCTGCCACGCGCCCAGCATGTCCACACGCTCGCGCCGGTGGCGCGCGGGGTCGTCCCAGAACCAGCGGCGAGCTTCAGCGACCGCTTCCACCAGCTTCGCGGCATCGGCCCCGGCGGGCGCGTGCGCGCGCACCGCCTCCTGCCAGTGGGCGTCCACGCCCTCCGAGTAGTCGAGCAGCGTGTCGTCGAGGTCGAAGAGGAGCGCTTTCACGCGTCTATTGTAGCGGGGTCCGCGAGGCCGGTGGCACTCGGGACGTGCCCTGAGCAAGGAGCGTGGCGGCTCCGTTCCGCATGCGCTATCCGGTCATCGGCCTCCGCGAGTCCGGTGGCACTCCGGACGTGCCCTGAGCGAGGAGCGTGGCGGCTCCGTTCCGCATGGCGCTATCCGGTCATCGGATCCGCGAGGCCGGTGGCACTCCGGACGTGGGCGCGAGCTCGACGACGAGGCCGTCGCCCCAGCCGTACTTAGCCTCGGAGCGCTCCCGCGCGGCGCGGGCGAGCTCAGGCTCGCGCCGGGCGTCCACCAGGCGCGCCCGCGCGCTGGAGCGCCTGCGGCCAACGCGCACGCTCACGCTCGGATCCGCCAGGAGGTTCCGGACCCAGTGCGCCCGCCGGCCGTGCTCGGCGATCACGTAGTGGCGGCCGTCGAGCCGGGTGAACCAGATCTCGATCTCGCGCGGGCGTCCGGTCCGCCGGCCGGTCGTCGTGAGGTAGAGGTACGCGGGCTCCCGAGACCTGGGCCGCTTCACTCACGCGGTGTCGCCGGCGATGACGCCGAGGGCGACCTCGACCGCTCGCAGCATGAGCGCCCCGTCCATGCTCGGCTGCTCCTGGCCCGAGGCGGCGACCATCGAGGGCAGGAGCGGGAAATGGATGAAGCCGACCCTCGGCGCGCGGGCCCTGCGGCTCACCGCGTGGAGCGTGCCGTAGAGGGTCTGGTTGCAGAGGTACGTGCCCGCCGTGTTCGACAGGTACGCCGGGATGCCGTCCGCGGTGAGCGCGGCGAGGATCGTCTGGAGCGCGAGCGTCGCGAAGTACGCGGCGGGCCCGCCGGGCACGCACGGCTCGCCCTGGGCCCGGTATCCCGCGTTGTCGGGCTCCGCGTAGTCCATCACGTTCGCGGCGACGCGCTCGAGCGCGACGCGCGCCCGCCCGGCCGCGAGCCCCAGGTGCAGGACGGCGACCGGCTCGGCCTCGTCGAGGAGCGCCAGGACGCGGGGACCGGCCTCGGCGTGGTGGACCGGCAGGACGGCGCTCCGCACCTGCGCGGCGCCGAACCGCCGCCCGTCCACCGCCTTCGCGAGGCCCTCCGTCGGGTTCACGGTGAAGCCCGCGAACGGCTCGAACCCCGTCACGAGGATGACCGGCGTCTCGGCCACGGCTCCCTCCCGCGTGTCATTGTACTCATCCCCGCTGGACCAGCGGCCGGAGCCTCGGCAAGGCTGCGGCGACGCCCAGCGCGATCCCGGTCAGCAGGAGCCACGGCGGCGTGTACGACCCGGTGGCCTCGAGCGTTCCGCCGAAGAGCGGAGGACCGATCAGGGTCCCGGTCCACGCGAACGCCGTCGCGACGCCGGTGAGGAGCCCCGCGTAGCGCGGCCCGCCGATCTCCGCGATGAGGGCGAAGTAGAGGCCGACCCACCCGAACGCTCCGGCGCCGGCCACGAAGGCGACGGCGACGGCGATGGACGCCGGGAGCGCCGCGCCGAGGGCGAAGAGCGCGTACGCGGCGGCGCCGATGAGGGCGCTGGCGATGATCCCGGGCCTCCGCCGGCCGCCGAAGGAGCGGTCGCTGAGCACGCCCCAGGCGAGCCGGCTCGCCGTGCCGCCCGCCTGGGCGAGAGCCAGGACCTGTCCCGCGACGACCGCCGAGAAGGCGAACGTCTCCT
The sequence above is a segment of the Candidatus Methylomirabilota bacterium genome. Coding sequences within it:
- a CDS encoding HAD family hydrolase, translated to MKALLFDLDDTLLDYSEGVDAHWQEAVRAHAPAGADAAKLVEAVAEARRWFWDDPARHRRERVDMLGAWQHIVEFALARLQLEADGLAPAIARDFAARRRAAMRLFPDALESLERFRRRSVPLGLVTNGDAAMQRDKIERYGLAPFFGAIVIEGEFGAGKPDALVYRHALAQLGAAPEDAWMVGDHLEFDVEAPQSLGLKGVWVDRAGRGLPAGSPVRPHRIVRSLRDLE
- a CDS encoding nitroreductase/quinone reductase family protein; this encodes MKRPRSREPAYLYLTTTGRRTGRPREIEIWFTRLDGRHYVIAEHGRRAHWVRNLLADPSVSVRVGRRRSSARARLVDARREPELARAARERSEAKYGWGDGLVVELAPTSGVPPASRIR